The DNA segment GCGACCGCGTCACCCACTGGGCCACCCTCAACGAGCCGCTCTGCTCCGCCTGGATCGGCCACCTCGAAGGCAAGATGGCCCCCGGCTGGACCGACCTCACCGCGGCCGTCCGCGCCTCCTACCACCTGCTCCTCGGCCACGGTCTCGCCACCCAGGCGATCCGCGCCGCCGCGCCCGACGCCGAGATCGGCATCGTCACCAACCTCTCCACCGTGCACGCCGCCACCGACAGCCCCGAGGACGTGGCCGCCGCGCACCGCCAGGACGGCCACGTCAACCGCTGGTGGCTCGACCCGGTGCACGGCCGCGGCTTCCCCGCCGACATGGTCGAGGTGTACGGGGTGGAACTGCCGGAGAAGCCGGGCGACTTGGAGACCATCGCCACCCCGCTGGACTGGCTGGGCCTCAACTACTACATGCCGGCCCATGTCGCCGACGACCCCGACGGGCCTGCCCCCTACGCCCGTTCCGTGCGCCGTGAGGGCGTACCCCGTACTGGCATGGACTGGGAGATCGACGCGAGCGGCATCGAGACGCTGCTGCTGCGCCTCACCGAGGAGTACGGCGCCCGCAGCATCTACGTCACCGAGAACGGCTCGTCGTTCCCCGACCGGGTCGGCCCGGACGGCACCGTCGACGACCCCGAGCGCCGGGCCTACCTGGAGAGCCACCTCGCCGCCTGCGCCTCCGCCGTCGCCAAGGGCGCCCCGCTCGCGGGCTACTTCGCCTGGTCCCTGATGGACAACTTCGAGTGGGCGTACGGCTACGACAAGCGCTTCGGCCTCTTCCACGTCGACTACGCGACCCAGGCCCGCACGATCAAGGCCAGCGGACGCCGGTACGCGGAGATCATCGACACCCACCGCAAGCTCGGGCGCCGCGCCGCCTGACCCCCTCCGGGGCGGGCGCGCTCATCCCGCGTCCGCCCCCCGCCTTCCATGTGACACGCACCAGGCACCGAACTGTCCAGGCACCCCGCACCGCCGACAGATCCTTCCGAGGAGAGCCGCCATGCCGTCACGCACCCCCCGCACCCTGCTCACCGCCCTCGCCGCCGTAGCCCTGCTCGCCGGGACCACGGCCCTGACCGCCCCCGCCACCGCCGCGCCGGCCGCCGTGGCCGCCACCTGGGACACCGACCGCGCCGCCACCGCCTACGCCGCCAACCCCGCCGCCGTCACCGCCTCCGGCAGCGAGAACGCCGGCACCGCCGCCGCGCTCGCCTTCGACGGCAACGGCAGCACCCGCTGGTCCAGCAACTTTGCCGACGACGCCTGGGTACGCGTCGACCTCGGCAGCGTGATCCGCGTCGACCGCGTGGTCCTCGACTGGGAGGCCGCGTACGGCAAGAGATACGTGCTGGAGGTCTCCCGCAACGGCACCGACTGGACGCCGTTCTACACCGAGACCGCGGGCACCGGCGGCTCCGTCACCGCGCACACCTACCCGCAGGAGGTGACCGGCCGCTACGTCCGGATGCGCGGCCTCGAACGGGCCACGCCGTACGGGTACTCGCTGTACTCCTTCAAGGTCTACGGCGGTGAGCCCGCGGCCGCGTCCACCACCCGCACCAACCTCGCGCTCAACCACCCCGCGTACTCCAACCTCTACCAACACGCGGGCAACTCACCGGCATTCGTCACCGACGGCGGCTGGCCCGCCAACCTCAAGGGCGACAGCACCCGTTGGTCCAGCGACTGGAACGCCGACCGCTGGGTCTCCGTCGACCTCGGTGCCAGCTCCACGATCTCCTCCGTCGACCTCTACTGGGAGTCGGCCTACGCCGTCGACTACCTGCTCCAGGTATCCGACGACAACCGCACCTGGCGCACGGTGTACCAGCCGTCCGCCGCCGAGGTCTCGGCCCGCCGCGCCAACGTCCAGGCACCCGGCGACGCGGCCGGACTGCACGACACGGTCACCCTCCCGACCCCCGCCACCGGCCGCTACGTCCGCATGCTCGGCAAGGAACGCCGCTCCTTCTACAACCCGGCGCCCTACACCGCCCAATTCGGTTACAGCCTCTACGAGTTCCAGGTCTGGGGCACCGGCGGCAGCGCCTCGGCCGCGTACCCGGCGCTGCCCGGCGAGCAGTCCGGCAGCTACCAGACCACGTTCTTCGACGACTTCACCGGCACGGCTCTCGACCGCTCCAAGTGGCGTGTGGTGCGCACCGGTTCCGAGATGGGGTCGGTCAACGGGGAATCCCAGGCGTACGTCGACTCCACCGACAACATCCGTACCGAGAACGGGGAGTTGATCCTCCGGGCGAAGTACTGCAAGGGCTGCACCAAGGCGGGCGGCGGCACCTACGACTTCACCTCCGGCCGCATCGACACCAACACCAAGTTCGACTTCAGCTACGGCAAGGTCAGCGCCCGGATGAAGCTGCCGGTCGGCGACGGGTTCTGGCCCGCCTTCTGGCTGCTGGGCAGCAACGTGGACGACCCGTCCGTCTCCTGGCCCGCGTCCGGCGAGACCGACATCATGGAGAACATCGGCTACGGCGACTGGACCAGCTCCGCACTGCACGGGCCCGGTTACTCGGCGGACGGCAACATCGGCGCCCGCCAGACCTACCCGAACGGCGGCCGCGCCGACCAGTGGCACACGTACTCCGTGGAGTGGACGCCGACCGCGATGCGGTTCTACGTCGACGACCGGCTCGTCCAGGAGACCACCCGCAACAAGCTGGAGTCGACGCGCGGGAAGTGGGTGTTCGACCACAACCAGTACGTCATCCTCAACCTCGCGCTGGGCGGCGCCTACCCGGCCGGCTGGAACCAGGTCACCTCGCCGTACTGGGGGCTGCCGCAGTCCAGCGTGGACCGGATCGCCGGCGGGGGAGTGCAGGCGGAGGTGGACTGGGTGCGCGTGGAACAGAAGCGGTAGCCGATCGGCGGATACCCTTTCTGCGCAGGCCGGTTCCGTGATCCCGCGCATGGAGGAGTGTCCCGTGCAGATCGACACCAGCAAGCCCCATCCCGCCCGCGTCTACGACTGGCTGCTGGGCGGGAAGGACAACTATCCGGTGGACCAGCGGATAGGGGAGACGCTGCCCGAGCAGTCCCGGCGCAGCGCCGCCCGCAACCGGGAGTTCATGCACCGCGCCGCCGCGTGGCTGGCGGCGCGGGGCATCGACCAGTTCCTCGACATCGGCACCGGCATCCCGACCGAGCCGAACCTGCACCAGATCGTCCAGGCGATCCGCCCGGAGTCCCGCGTGGTCTACGTCGACAACGACCCCATCGTGCTGCGCCACGCCGAGGCACTCCTGGTCAGCACCCCGGAGGGCGCCACCGACTACATCCACGCCGACGTACGCCAGCCGGAAGCGATCCTCGCCCACGCCGGCCAACGCCTCGACTTCGAACGCCCCGTGGCCCTCTCCCTCATCGCCCTCATGCACTTCCTCCCCGACACCGAGAACCCCCACGCCCTCACCCGCACCCTCCTCTCCGCCCTCCCCTCCGGCAGCTACCTCGTCCTCTCCCACGGCACCGCCGACCAACACCCCGACCTCCGCCAACAGGTCGAAGACGCCTACAAAAAGGGCACCATCCCCCTCCGCATGCGCACCCGCTCCGAGGTA comes from the Streptomyces seoulensis genome and includes:
- a CDS encoding GH1 family beta-glucosidase, which encodes MSDPIDLAAFPDNFRWGTATSAYQIEGAVDEDGRSPSIWDTFSHTPGKIDGDDNGDTACDHYHRWRDDLGLMRQLGVDMYRLSVAWPRVMPGGDGPVNPKGLAFYDELTDALLEAGITPSVTLYHWDLPQVLQDRGGWPERDTAEHFAAYASAVAERLGDRVTHWATLNEPLCSAWIGHLEGKMAPGWTDLTAAVRASYHLLLGHGLATQAIRAAAPDAEIGIVTNLSTVHAATDSPEDVAAAHRQDGHVNRWWLDPVHGRGFPADMVEVYGVELPEKPGDLETIATPLDWLGLNYYMPAHVADDPDGPAPYARSVRREGVPRTGMDWEIDASGIETLLLRLTEEYGARSIYVTENGSSFPDRVGPDGTVDDPERRAYLESHLAACASAVAKGAPLAGYFAWSLMDNFEWAYGYDKRFGLFHVDYATQARTIKASGRRYAEIIDTHRKLGRRAA
- a CDS encoding discoidin domain-containing protein gives rise to the protein MPSRTPRTLLTALAAVALLAGTTALTAPATAAPAAVAATWDTDRAATAYAANPAAVTASGSENAGTAAALAFDGNGSTRWSSNFADDAWVRVDLGSVIRVDRVVLDWEAAYGKRYVLEVSRNGTDWTPFYTETAGTGGSVTAHTYPQEVTGRYVRMRGLERATPYGYSLYSFKVYGGEPAAASTTRTNLALNHPAYSNLYQHAGNSPAFVTDGGWPANLKGDSTRWSSDWNADRWVSVDLGASSTISSVDLYWESAYAVDYLLQVSDDNRTWRTVYQPSAAEVSARRANVQAPGDAAGLHDTVTLPTPATGRYVRMLGKERRSFYNPAPYTAQFGYSLYEFQVWGTGGSASAAYPALPGEQSGSYQTTFFDDFTGTALDRSKWRVVRTGSEMGSVNGESQAYVDSTDNIRTENGELILRAKYCKGCTKAGGGTYDFTSGRIDTNTKFDFSYGKVSARMKLPVGDGFWPAFWLLGSNVDDPSVSWPASGETDIMENIGYGDWTSSALHGPGYSADGNIGARQTYPNGGRADQWHTYSVEWTPTAMRFYVDDRLVQETTRNKLESTRGKWVFDHNQYVILNLALGGAYPAGWNQVTSPYWGLPQSSVDRIAGGGVQAEVDWVRVEQKR
- a CDS encoding SAM-dependent methyltransferase → MQIDTSKPHPARVYDWLLGGKDNYPVDQRIGETLPEQSRRSAARNREFMHRAAAWLAARGIDQFLDIGTGIPTEPNLHQIVQAIRPESRVVYVDNDPIVLRHAEALLVSTPEGATDYIHADVRQPEAILAHAGQRLDFERPVALSLIALMHFLPDTENPHALTRTLLSALPSGSYLVLSHGTADQHPDLRQQVEDAYKKGTIPLRMRTRSEVEPFFAGLDLADPGLVFATEWYQEEPAPVQERSGFYVGVARVP